The genome window AAAAACGACTTGGTTGTAAATTACTAAAAATACCAAATCTTTTCTTATTTTTACAAAAACTAAGTAATAATTGGGTTTTTGCACGAGTCATTCCAACGTACATCAAACGACGTTCTTCTGTAATATTATTATCTATAATACTTTTTTGATGTGGAAAAGTTCCTTCTTCCATACCAATAATACAAACAACCGAAAATTCTAATCCTTTAGAAGCATGTATAGTCATTAAATGTAATTTATCATGTTCTAAATTAGTATGATCAGCATCTAAACGTTCAAAATCACCACAAAGAAAATGTATTAATACATCCTCTAATTTTAAAGGTATGGTTGTACTATTACCTACTAAAGTTTTATGTAACCATTGTGAAAAAAATACTATATCCTGTATACGTTTTTCAGACAAAGCAACATTATTATAATAATTGATAACCCAATCAAAATAATTAACATCATTAATTATATAATTTAAAATATTTTCTGGTTTATTTGATAAAAATGAGGATAAATGTAAAATCCATACTATAAAATTATTTAATTTTAATACAACAGTTGCATTTAATTGAACAATCATACGTTTATCTGTACTGGCGGCAAATAAACTAATTTGATTTTTCTTAGCAAAAATTTTTAACTTAGATAGAGTAATTAATCCTATTTTTCGACGTGGAACATTAATAATTCGCAAAAATGCCAAATCATCTGTATGATTAACAATTAATCTTAAATAGGCTAATAAATCCTTAATTTCCAAAGAACTAAAAAAAGAATGCCCTGCATGAACAATATATGGAATGTTTCGATATATTAATTCTGATTCTACAACCTTTACTTGATAATTACTACGATATAAAATGGCATAATCATTATACTTATTCTTATAATTAGATTTATGTTTTTGAATATATCGAATAATTTGTTGTGCTTCATGAATTTCGTTAATAAACATAAACACAAAAATTTTATTTCCGTAATCTAAAGTAGAAAATAATTTTTTATTAAAAAAATTAATATTGTTAGAAATTAATATATTAGCTGCATGCAATATACATCCAGAAGAACGATAATTTTGTTCTAGTTTAATTAGATCTAAAGAAGGAAAGTCTTGTTTTAATAAATAAAAAATTTTTTGTTGAGCTCCTCTCCATGAATAAATAGATTGATCATTATCACCAACAACCGTTAAATTAGAATTATGACCACATAATAACTTCATTAATTGATATTGACTAATATTAATATCTTGATATTCATCTACTAATAAATATTGAACTTTTTTTTGCCAATTCAATTTTATATAAGTATTATTTTGTAGCAACATAGTAGGTAAAAAAATCAAATCACTAAAATCTAGTATATTATGTTGTTTTAAGAATAAATCATATTTTTCATATAACAAAACATATGTCTTTTCTAAAGAAGAATTAATTTTCTCATGAGCTAATTTAGGAGTTAATAAGTTATTTTTCCAATTAGAAATTTGATAAAGCAACTTTTTTAAAAAAAAAACATCATTTTTAATATTAGCATCAGTTAAACTTTTTAAAAGACGCAACTGTTCATCTTCATCAAATAATGTAAAATTTTTTTTTAAACCTAAAATTTTATATTCACTACGAATAATCTTTAAGCCTAATGCATGAAAAGTAGATACTGTAATATCTTTAATTTGTTTAACAGTTAATTTTTTACATAAACGATATTTAATTTCTTTAGCTGCTTTATTAGTAAATGTTATTGCAAAAATTTTTTTAGGATCATATTGATATATAGTAATTAATGTTATAACTTTATTAATTATAACACTAGTTTTTCCTGATCCTGCTCCAGCTAAAATTAAACACGGATTATCAATTATATGAATAGCTTTATTTTGAAATTTATTTAACATCATAAATATAATATCTTGAAAATAAGACTTTAAAATTTGTCTTTTTTTTATTTAATAAATAAAAAATTAAATTTATACACCTTGTTAAAATATTTAAAGATTATGATTCATAGTTAAAAATTATTTGACCATTGTAGACTTCATAACATTCATATATAGACGTAATTTTCTTCCTATCTTTTCAATAGCATGACTACTAACTATATCATTAACGTATTGTAATTCTTGATTACTAATAGATCGATTCTCAATAGATTCTCCTAAATCATCACTACGAATAGTGCGTACAAATTTATTTAATATAGGAAGTGCTCGTTCAGAAAATAGATAACTACCATATTCTGCTGTATCAGATATAACTAAATTCATTTCATATAATCTTTTTCTAGAAATTGTATTAGTAATCAATGGTAATTCATGTAAAGATTCATAATATGCTGAAGCTGGAGTTATCCCTGTTTCTACCATAACTTCAAATGACAATTCTACACCGGCTTTTAACATAGCGACCATCAAAACACATTTATCAAAATATTCATAATCTAAAATTTTTCTTCCAGAATACACATCAGCATTTTCAAAATTAGATTTTTTTAAATCTTGTCTCCATTGAATTAATTGTTTATCTCCATTTTTCCAATCTAACATCATACTTTCCGAAAAATCACCGGAAATAATATTATCCATATGCAAGCAAAATAATGGTTTTAATATATTTTTTAGTTGTAAAGATAATTGATGTGCACGAATTTTAGATGGATTAGATAAACGATCTAATAATAATTTTATTCCACCTTCTTTCATACATTCTGCTAATTTTTCCCATCCAAATTGCAATAAAGTAGCAGAATAATCAGAACTATATCCTTTTTCTACAAGATGCTCATAACAAGTAAGAGAACAAGCTTGTAACATACCACATAGAATAGTTTGTTCTCCCATTAAATCAGATTTTACTTCAGCAATAAAAGAAGATTGTAATACTCCAGCACGATGTGCTCCTAAACCAAAAGCCCATGCTTTTGCAATACTTAAACCTTTTTTTTGTAAATCATTTTCTTTGTGCACTGCAATTAATGTTGGAACACCAAATCCTCTTAAAAATTCTTGTCGTACTTCAGTACCAGGACACTTAGGAGCTACCATAATAACAGTAATATCTGATCGAATTTTTTCTCCTTCTTCAACAATATTAAATCCATGAGAATAACCTAAAATAGAATTTTTTTTCATTAATAATTGTAATTTTTTAACAACTCGAGAATGTTGTTTGTCAGGTGTTAAATTAATTACTAAATCTGCATTAGGGATTAATTTTTTATATGTATCTACACAAAAATTTTCTTTAATAGCATTTTTCCAAGAATTAGATTTATTTGATATAGAAGATTTTCTAAGAGCAAACGAAACATTATATCCAGAATCTCGCAAATTAAGTCCTTGATTTAATCCTTGTGCACCACATCCCACTATAACAATGTTTTTATTTTCTAATATTTTTTTTGTTTGTAAAAATTCATGTTTATCCATTAAAAAACCAGTATGTAAATCTATCAATTTTTCCCTAAAAGAGAGAGAATTAAAAAAATTGTTCATGTATATACTCCGATTAAAAAAATAAAACTATAAGCGTTAAAATTATTTAATATATACTACACATACATATACATAATATTTGTATCTATATAAAAATATTATTTTAATAATATTAGAATCAATATATTTTTTTTAAACTTCTTACTGCTCCAGTATCAGCACTAGTAGCGAACATACTGTACATTCGTAAAGAATCTGAAATATTTCGTACACGATATTTAGGTGTATAAGATTTTTTTCCTCTTTTTTCTTCTAGAATTCTCCGACGCTGTATTTCTTGTGCAGAAATTTGTAGAGTTATACTGCGTTGTAAAATATTAATATTAATTATATCTCCAGTATACACTAAAGCAATTAATCCCTTTGTAGCTGCTTCGGGAGAAATATGACCTATAGAGATACCAGATGTTCCACCAGAAAAACGACCATCAGTAATTAATGCACACTTTTTATCTAATCCCATAGATTTTAAATACGTAGTAGGATAAAGCATTTCTTGCATTCCAGGTCCTCCACGAGGTCCTTCATATCGAATAACTACTACATCTCCAGAACAAATTTCATAATTTAAAATAGCATTAACAGCTTCATCTTGACTTTCATAAACTTTAGCTATTCCTGAAAATATCATATTTTTTTCATCAATTGCAGCTGTTTTTACTATACAGCCACGAATTGCTAGATTACCAGTTAATACAGCTAGTCCTCCATCTTGACTATATGCATATTTTTTAGATCGAATACAACCGTGAATACGATCTGTATCTAATTTAGACCATCGAAATGATTGTGAAAAAGGAACTAACGTTTTAACTCCTTGAGGACCAGATGAATAAAAACGAAATATATCTTTATTAGATATATTTAATATATCATATTTTTTAATAGTTTCCTGTAATGTTAACCCCAATATATTAAATACTGATGTCTTTAGTAAATTAATTTTGTTTAATTCAGATAAAATACCAATTACCCCTCCAGAACGATGTAAATCTTCCATATGATATTTAGTAGTACTAGGAGACAGTTTACATAAATGAGGAACTATCCTAGATAAGTGATCAATATCTGTCATTGAAAAATTAATTTTTGCTTCATGGGCCATAGCTAATAAATGCAAGACAGTATTTGTAGAACCACCCATAGCAATATCTAAAATCATAGCATTTTTTAAGGTAGAGCGTGTTACTAGATTTTTGGGTAATAAACTTCTTTCATTACATTGATAGTAATCTTTTGTATTTTTAACAATAATTTTACCAGCTTGTAAAAATAAATCTTTTCTGTCAGCATGAGTAGCTAAAACTGTCCCATTTCCAGGAAGAGACAAACCGATAGCTTCAGTTAAACAATTCATAGAATTAGCAGTAAACATTCCTGAACACGAACCACATGTTGGACAAGCAGAATGTTCAATTTTAGATAAAATACGTGATGAAGTATTTTTATTAGCTCCGTGAGCAATAGCATCAACTAAATCAATTTTAATAATATGATCATCAACTATTATTTTTCCGGATTCCATAGGTCCTCCAGAAACAAAAACAGAAGGAATGTTCAGTCGTAAAGCAGCCAATAACATACCTGGTGTAATCTTATCACAATTTGAGATACATACCATAGAATCAACACAATGTGCGTTAATCATATATTCAATAGAATCTGCTATTAGTTCCCTAGAAGGCAGTGAGTACAGCATTCCGGAATGCCCCATAGCAATTCCATCATCAATAGCAATAGTATTAAATTCTTTAGGAATTCCTCCGCATTTATAAATTTGATTGGAAACTAATTTACCCAATTCACGTAAATGTATATGACCTGGAACAAATTCAGTGAATGAATTAACTACTGCAATAATTGGTTTACCAAAATCTTTATCTTGTACACCGGTTGCGCGCCATAATGCTCTTGCTCCGGCCATATTTCTACCGTTAATAGTTGTTGATGAACGATATATTGGCATGGAATAAACTCTTTTTACATAAAATTTAAAAAAATATAATATTTTTATTTACAAAATACTTTTATAAACATATATTTTATATACTAAATATTGGTTATTAAAATTATATTTAATTATTAAAAATTTTTTACTTATGATAGGTCAATCTTGGTAAGATATATGTATGAAAAATAACTAAAATAATTAATATTAATATATTTTATAAGAATTTAAGTTATTCGCAGGGGCGGAGGGATTCGAACCCACAACTTTTGGTTTTGGAGACCAATGCTCTACCATATTGAACTACGCCCCTAAGATACATTTTTAAAAACATAAAAATTTTATTTCTAAAATATTATACCTGAGAGATACAAAAAAAACAACTATCCAAAATAGTTAATGTATATTAAGAAATATTACTAATTTATTGTATTGCATATTTAATTTTTAACTAAATTTTTTTATTTTACAATATATAATTTATATATAAAAAATTAAAAAAAAGTTAATATTTATTTTAAAAAATTGATTAATATAAATTGTACACATATTTATTAAATGAGGTTGTAAAATGAAATTTCCTATTTATTTAGATTACGCATCTACTACCCCGGTAGACCCTTTAGTAAAAAAAAAAATGAACAAATATTATTCTTTAAATGATGTTTTTGGAAATCCAGCATCTAGATCACATGAATTTGGGTGGAAAGCAGAAGAAGCTGTCGATATAGCTAGACATGAAATTGCTGATTTAATTCATTCAGATGCTAGAGAAATAATTTTCACTTCAGGAGCTACTGAATCAAATAATCTAGCTATTAAAGGAATTTATGAATTTCATAAAAAAAAGAAAACACACATCATCACTAGCCAGATAGAGCATAAATCAGTACTAGATAGTTGTCGATATTTAGAATATCAAGGATGTGAAGTAACATACTTGAAACCAAATAAATATGGTATTATTAATATCTCTCAAATTCAAGAATCTATTAACCATAACACTTTACTAGTTTCTATTATGCATATAAATAATGAAATTGGATCAATTCAAAATATTGAAGAAATTGGTCATTTTTGTAGACATAAAAATATCTTTTTTCATGTAGACGCTACACAAAGTATCGGAAAAATAGATATAGATACACAAAAAATACCAATCGATTTATTATCATTTTCTGCTCATAAAATATATGGACCGAAAGGAATTGGAGCATTATATATTTGTAGACAACCCAGAATTAGATTATCTCCCCAAATACATGGAGGTGGACATGAAAGAGGATTTCGTTCTGGAACATTACCTGTTCACCAAATTGTAGGTTTTGGAGAGGCATGTAAAATTTTAAAAAAAAGAATGAAAAAGGATATGTCACACGCAAAATATTTACGTGATATGTTATGGAATGGTTTATCTAATATTCAAGAAATTTATTTAAATAGTAATTTTAATTATGTGACTAACAATATAATTAATATTAGTTTTAACTTTATTGAAGGTGAATCATTATTAATGGCTTTAAAAAATTTAGCAGTATCTTCTGGATCTGCATGTACATCAGCAAGTCTAGAACCATCTTATGTTTTACGTGCCATAGGAATAAAAGATGAGTTAGCTCATAGCTCTATTAGATTCTCTATAGGACGCTTTACAACTTCAGAAGAAATTAAATATGCTATAATAGCAATTAGACATGCAATTTGTAAATTAAGAAAACTGTCACCTCTTTGGGAAATGTTTCAATCAGGTATTGATATGAAAAAAATTATTTGGAGTTAATACTTTTATATAGGAAAATTTTAAAATTATGGCTTACAGCAAAAAAGTATTAGATCATTATGAAAATCCCAGAAATGTCGGGTCATTTCCAGAAAAAGAAA of Buchnera aphidicola (Cinara splendens) contains these proteins:
- a CDS encoding UvrD-helicase domain-containing protein; this translates as MMLNKFQNKAIHIIDNPCLILAGAGSGKTSVIINKVITLITIYQYDPKKIFAITFTNKAAKEIKYRLCKKLTVKQIKDITVSTFHALGLKIIRSEYKILGLKKNFTLFDEDEQLRLLKSLTDANIKNDVFFLKKLLYQISNWKNNLLTPKLAHEKINSSLEKTYVLLYEKYDLFLKQHNILDFSDLIFLPTMLLQNNTYIKLNWQKKVQYLLVDEYQDINISQYQLMKLLCGHNSNLTVVGDNDQSIYSWRGAQQKIFYLLKQDFPSLDLIKLEQNYRSSGCILHAANILISNNINFFNKKLFSTLDYGNKIFVFMFINEIHEAQQIIRYIQKHKSNYKNKYNDYAILYRSNYQVKVVESELIYRNIPYIVHAGHSFFSSLEIKDLLAYLRLIVNHTDDLAFLRIINVPRRKIGLITLSKLKIFAKKNQISLFAASTDKRMIVQLNATVVLKLNNFIVWILHLSSFLSNKPENILNYIINDVNYFDWVINYYNNVALSEKRIQDIVFFSQWLHKTLVGNSTTIPLKLEDVLIHFLCGDFERLDADHTNLEHDKLHLMTIHASKGLEFSVVCIIGMEEGTFPHQKSIIDNNITEERRLMYVGMTRAKTQLLLSFCKNKKRFGIFSNLQPSRFLFELPKKEIYWVNYHMNYNKKLCNKNYIISDLK
- the ilvC gene encoding ketol-acid reductoisomerase, which gives rise to MNNFFNSLSFREKLIDLHTGFLMDKHEFLQTKKILENKNIVIVGCGAQGLNQGLNLRDSGYNVSFALRKSSISNKSNSWKNAIKENFCVDTYKKLIPNADLVINLTPDKQHSRVVKKLQLLMKKNSILGYSHGFNIVEEGEKIRSDITVIMVAPKCPGTEVRQEFLRGFGVPTLIAVHKENDLQKKGLSIAKAWAFGLGAHRAGVLQSSFIAEVKSDLMGEQTILCGMLQACSLTCYEHLVEKGYSSDYSATLLQFGWEKLAECMKEGGIKLLLDRLSNPSKIRAHQLSLQLKNILKPLFCLHMDNIISGDFSESMMLDWKNGDKQLIQWRQDLKKSNFENADVYSGRKILDYEYFDKCVLMVAMLKAGVELSFEVMVETGITPASAYYESLHELPLITNTISRKRLYEMNLVISDTAEYGSYLFSERALPILNKFVRTIRSDDLGESIENRSISNQELQYVNDIVSSHAIEKIGRKLRLYMNVMKSTMVK
- the ilvD gene encoding dihydroxy-acid dehydratase; the encoded protein is MPIYRSSTTINGRNMAGARALWRATGVQDKDFGKPIIAVVNSFTEFVPGHIHLRELGKLVSNQIYKCGGIPKEFNTIAIDDGIAMGHSGMLYSLPSRELIADSIEYMINAHCVDSMVCISNCDKITPGMLLAALRLNIPSVFVSGGPMESGKIIVDDHIIKIDLVDAIAHGANKNTSSRILSKIEHSACPTCGSCSGMFTANSMNCLTEAIGLSLPGNGTVLATHADRKDLFLQAGKIIVKNTKDYYQCNERSLLPKNLVTRSTLKNAMILDIAMGGSTNTVLHLLAMAHEAKINFSMTDIDHLSRIVPHLCKLSPSTTKYHMEDLHRSGGVIGILSELNKINLLKTSVFNILGLTLQETIKKYDILNISNKDIFRFYSSGPQGVKTLVPFSQSFRWSKLDTDRIHGCIRSKKYAYSQDGGLAVLTGNLAIRGCIVKTAAIDEKNMIFSGIAKVYESQDEAVNAILNYEICSGDVVVIRYEGPRGGPGMQEMLYPTTYLKSMGLDKKCALITDGRFSGGTSGISIGHISPEAATKGLIALVYTGDIININILQRSITLQISAQEIQRRRILEEKRGKKSYTPKYRVRNISDSLRMYSMFATSADTGAVRSLKKIY
- a CDS encoding IscS subfamily cysteine desulfurase, with amino-acid sequence MKFPIYLDYASTTPVDPLVKKKMNKYYSLNDVFGNPASRSHEFGWKAEEAVDIARHEIADLIHSDAREIIFTSGATESNNLAIKGIYEFHKKKKTHIITSQIEHKSVLDSCRYLEYQGCEVTYLKPNKYGIINISQIQESINHNTLLVSIMHINNEIGSIQNIEEIGHFCRHKNIFFHVDATQSIGKIDIDTQKIPIDLLSFSAHKIYGPKGIGALYICRQPRIRLSPQIHGGGHERGFRSGTLPVHQIVGFGEACKILKKRMKKDMSHAKYLRDMLWNGLSNIQEIYLNSNFNYVTNNIINISFNFIEGESLLMALKNLAVSSGSACTSASLEPSYVLRAIGIKDELAHSSIRFSIGRFTTSEEIKYAIIAIRHAICKLRKLSPLWEMFQSGIDMKKIIWS